GCGCCTACAAAAAAACATTTCTACCTTGTGCCTTAAAATATTGTGATGGCTTTCCAAACATTCGTTTATTTTGCTACTTCTACATATTCATGGCTAATGTGATGTAAGATTAACTAGACACAAATTTGCAAAAACATCAACAGAGGGAAAAAAAACAACCGGAAAACGATCAGAACCAGCCAAATCCTGAATCAAAGAAGGGTCTAACACTTCTTCGGATGGTGCAATTTTCTATCATCGATATGTCCATTGCTATTTTGCTTGTCAAAACACCAACAAGTTGTGCACTGGTGAAGGAGCTACGGTACCTTCCGTTTAGTGTCCAAATCAATTAGTGGTAGTGTTGCCTCTGTAATAGGCAAATCTTTGATACTTCTCAAGAAGTATTCTTCCCATGGTGCCAACAATAAGACTCCGCTCCCCTCATTACCTTTGCGGCCAGTTCTACCAAGACGGTGGATATATTGCTCCCTGTCACTCGGAACACCCAACTGCAATGACCATCATATCAGTTCACTCCGATTTATAATAACATGCGTAAGGACACAAAAGATAAGCATGTTCATATTTAGTTACAACTAATTATTTATAGTTGCATGTGGAAGATATCTTTCTGAGTGGTTGTAAAGAGCAAATAGAAAAGAAAATTCTTATCTACCCAATAAATAAGAACATAGACAACTACAATACAAGAGGTTGGTTACCTGCAGAACTAGTGTGACATTAGGATAATCAACACCCCTAGCAGATACATCAGAGCTAACAAGAATAAGACCCTTTGATTCCTTAAATTCTTTTGATATCCTGGTTCTGTAACTTTGTGGCTTTCTGGAGTGGATCTCACGTACGTTCAACTTCAGTTCAGACAGGAGTTCAGCAACAAGACTTGTTACTTTTGCTGTTGTACAAAACACAATCACCTGCATTTGTCTTGTCATAAATCTGTGTATAGTAGTGACTAGAGAAGACACTGCAAAGTCAACAATTAAATTACCTTGTAGTCAACATTTTCCGAAATATGGTCCGTTAAAAGACCATATAGGATAGAGAATTGTTTATCTAGTGGCGCAACCAAATGCATTTGTTTCACCTGAATATGGTAATAATAAGCATCATGTTGGATAATAAAAAGCAAAGTTGAAGCAATTAACAAGTGCATGGTTGAAAATATACCTGTGAATGTGTTTCCTCACTTCCTTCTTGAACAGTGTTGACAAATTCAAGATCTCTTTTCATGGCAACATGACATACTTGACGAACCTAGAATTAGTACAAATTCAGTATATGTTGACCAAATAAACTGATTGCTTGAGTGGGTTTACTCAGTATACCTCATCTGGAACTGTAGCAGAAAATAGGAGTGTTTGGCGCTGTTTGGGGAGTGCAGCTACTATTCTCTCGATATCAGTTCGGAACCCCATATCTAACAAGCGGTCAGCTTCATCAAGAATAAGGAATTTGACGCCCATCAATCTAGTAGCAAATCCTGGTGTGTTCTCCATATGATCCTTAAGCCTTCCCGGTGTAGCTACCAGAATCTGCATATTAGCATTACTTTCAGATCATGACATGTGACCATAGGAAGAGCAAGGATTATTCAGCGAGCTATTTCCAATCACCTGGCAAGGGTTTGTGTGCATGCGTTTCTGCTCAAGAGCCATCCTAGTGCCACCAATTACAAGTTGTACTCCAATTGATGGATGGAATTTAAGAAGTTTGTTAGCCTCTGCAGCAGCCTGATCAGCAAGCTCGCGTGTCGGGCACACAACAATAACACTAATGGGTGGTCTTTTTTTATCATGGTCATGAGGGGGCAATTTGGAGACAACTTCAATGGCTGGAAGCTGAACATAAACAATGGTGAATTACAAATTGAGACCGAATGAAGCCCTAAATAATTAAATACAAGAAAAATATCAATACTCAAGCAGGGTATTTACCAAGAATGCCACAGTTTTTCCGGTTCCTGTCCTTGCTTTGGCCAGGACATCCTTCCCTGCAGAGAAAAGGTTTGTTAGTTTGTCAGCAGTGACTAAGATGCAATTTAAGTTAAGATATTTTCACAGCTGTGTACAGCCAAACAAGGCACAGTTCAGATTGTCCAGGTTGTCCTCCCTTCAAATCAACTAAAGGTTCGCATCGTGTTTCTTGTGCCATAGTAATACTTCTGTCAAAACAATTATTTGCAGCACAAACACACCAAGTCCATTTTCAATGTCCAAGTTCAGTGAGGTTGTTTCAGTTATATTTTTAATCAGAAGGCTCATAACTAATTGTTGTAATTCAAGAATTTATACATAGGCTGTTAAAGCCAGCTGAAAGATTATTACTCAAAATTTCAGGAACCTATACATAGTTTATGTTTTCTGAAGCTTGTATAGACCTTATAGTTATAGCCATTGTTGAGGAAATCGTTAACCACTAGCTGCTCGGTTCGCTGGCGAGTAGGGGATTAATAGGCTAATTGGCAAGTTAATCGGCCAATTAATCAATTGATTGGATGATTTATCAGTTTATCGGCTACTCAGTGACCCTATGGGTAGGGATTAATCGGCAAGTGAACTAGTTAATTGGACGAATTCTTGACCACTTATATAGCTACTGAGAAACTATGGGAAGTATCATCACTATAAGGCCATATGGTCAATTCCACTGATGTGTTTTAGTATTAATTGTTGCGTGTTGATTTTTGCATACAGTAAGGAGATTCGGTATAAGTGACCTATAAAGGAGATGAACAATTCACTCATGCATGCACATTAGTCACAACTCCAGAATATTGTGCTTTTTCCTTGAAAAGAAAACTATGTTGGCAAGACTGAAGAGCATGAAGCAGAAGTGAATGAAGCTGTGGATTGTGTTGTGGTGAGTGTGCATATGGGCAATGCTACCTATGTACTGAGTTGTTGGGCATGTTCTGTTCAATAAGATAGCTGAGCTGTGTGACTGTTAGATGTGTGGAGCTATAAACAGAAAGGTTTTCAAGAGGGGTACTGTAAACTAAGCATTGGTTAATATAGAGGTATTTTTGTGTTCTCTGTCTCTCCCCCCAGCATCTTCTCCTTCACTGATCCCCAATTCCTTGTTCTGTCCACAATACCTTTGTGCCTCAGTAGCAGTGACGAGACATAAAAAAACTGAGGGTGGTGGTTGGTGAAGGGTGAGGTGGGGTGAGTGGGCTATCAATTGGCTCTCCACCCTACAAGTGTTCATCATCTCTCAATTTAGCTTTCCCAATAATCATTAAATACAGGGTCAACGCACTTCCATATTTTTTCTGTAAGGGTGTGTTTTTATAACACAGAAATGACTACAAGCAGAACAATCCTTATGAGTTCCAATATAATATAGCCTAATGCCCTATTCCTCCTGTCAGTTATCGAAATTAACCTGTTAAATATTTGAGCAACCAAAACATGGGCCATTGGACATCGTGAAGCAGTTACTTATTTTTGTCCGCCACCTCGGCTCTTCAAGTCCATCAAAACAAAGGAAGTGGCATCGGTGAGTGGTGCAAAAATGCATGTGAAGAGAAGGGAAGGAAATGAAGCCAACTAAGCGAATAATAGGTAGCCTTTAGACATCAGGGGCCCAGTAAAATGAAAAGGGTTAACCAAGGAACGGTGGAAGAGATTTTTAGAAAATGGGAGTTGTGGGGGTATATTTTGGAAAATGAAAAGATAAAATGCCTAGAAGGAGAGTGGTAATGGATAATGTTCGTCCCTTTGTATAGCCTGTGAGTCCTAACAAGGAAAGATATGCAAACCATAAAGTAAAATCATAACTGTCCACGTATACAAACAGCACGGTGTTAACCTTTAAGTATAATAGGAAGCGTGGCCTCCTGAACCGCAGTCATCCGTTCATACCCAGCAGCTTTAACACCTTTTAATGTCGCGGGAGAGAGAGAACATTCATCAAACCTGTGATGTAAAACAAAAGAAGATCCAACAGGATAGGGCATTAGAGATTAAAAGGTTGCTAGGTGTGTTATCAGCACATATGCTCTTAAATCTCAATACATGTCTGCAACTATTTGGAAAGAATGCAGATGGCCAATTAGAGATCATAAGGACGTAATAAGCCAAAACAATCCGCCCATAATCATAGCACATGGCTGACTATAGTTTCCATGAAACATATCATTTCATAGACCAGGGTATCACAAGCTGCAGAGACATTGAGCAAACATAATTATACCAAGTTCTATTTTAATATACAAAAATCACAAGCAGTAATAAGAATCAGCTAATTTAGCAATAGAACAATTTGTTGCCCTCAACACTATGCTACAAATGTCATATATTTTCCTCGTCACATGGTGGGGTCACAAAATAACAGCTTCAAAACTAAGAAAAGAATCATTAAGCAACTTAAATTATGGTATGGTTGAGAAAATAGACACAACCTCCATTCACTGCTGCAAGTAAGTGGATTGCTATTGACAGGTCATCATGATTTAAAATGTGCATCCTTTGTGCACTTCCAGTACAAAAGCCAACTAATGCAGCTAGATGAAATCAATCCTGATTAAGTTAGTCATTAAGAAGATAGTGATACTTGGATAGTAGTCAGTAACAGTTTCTAGTAGAGCATGACTCTGAACAAGATATATTTTCTTCACTGGCATAAGGTCCTAAAATTTATTAGAATTAAGGATAACTTTCAATACAAAAGCCAACTAATGCATCTAGATGAAATCAATCCTGATTAAGATAATGATACTTGGATAGTAGTCAGTAATAGTTTCTAGTAGTGCGTGACTATGAACAAGATACATTTTCTTCACTGGCCTAAGGTCCTGGAATTGATCAGAATTGAGGATAGAACAATACTGAAGTTTCTAATAACCCACCCCACATTCAAGGATCATGGAACCTGTGTACACTATGATGAAAACACACCAAACAACAGGCAAATACTAAATATCTGTTTGCACTTCCAAGGATAGGAGGCTTTGCGGCCAAGTTGGAGGCAGCTATAGAAGTTCTTATTAACTTCGCATATGATAACTAAGTATAGTGTTAATTGGGATGAAAGTGATGCTATTTGTTGAACTAACATTTAGGCAAATACCACAAAAGTGAATAAAAAAGACCCAAGATAGCAAGCAGTCATTCACGCGCTTCACAACTCAAATATATGCATGACCTAACATATATCTATCCTATGCACGGATATATGATCACAAAGTAACAATCTAACTAGTCGCCATAGAGAAAAGAAAACAAAGTACAACACATACAGAAAAATTCCATAACAATGGCAGGATATATTTATTGTGAATTAGAGAAAGGTTGAGCAAGAGCTACCTTCTCTGACTCAAATACGAATCAGCACCTCCATTATCTCTTGTGCCCAGTACAGTCTCCTGTTCAACTGACTCAGAAGAGACAGATTTCTTAGCTGCACTGTTAACAAAATCCTCCTGGCCAGAATCATCACCAGAGAGACCATCCTCAAAACCCGATGGCCCATCATCCTCATCAACTTCCCCTGACTCACTATCATCCTCTGATGAACCAAAATCAGACATTTTCCGACCCTTTGACCGTCGATCACCAAAATCCACATCCCTGACTTTACCTCCTCTACGTGATCCCAAACTCCCCATCTTCTCTGCTCTCCCACCACGATTATGCCTTCCACCAGAAGCTCCAAACTCAATTgcatcatcgtcgtcgtcgtcatcgtcgtcaTCCAAATCACTTTCCGTACCTCCTCTGCGTGACAAAGTTGACATCCTTCCACCACGGCCACGAATTCCCCTGGGAGACCCAAAACCAACTTCTTCACCACTGTCATCCTCTTCATCATCCAGATCGCTTCCCCTGCCTCCTCTGCTTGACAAACCTGATGCCCTTCCACCACGGCCTCGTCTTCCCCTGGGAGACCTAAAACCAACTTCTTCACCGCTGTCATCCTCCTCGTCATCCAGATCGCTTCCCCTGCGTCCTCTACCTGACAAATCTGTTGTCCTCCCACCACGACCTCGCCTTCCCCTGGGAGACCCAATCCCAGATTCTTCATCATCCAAATCACCATACCTCCCTCCCCTGTGTGACACACCCGATGCCCTCCCACCCCGGCCACGCTGACCCCTCGAAGACCGAAACCCAGCCTCATCACCAAAATCACCTCCCCTCCCTCCTCTCTGTGAAAACCCCGAAGACATCCCGCCCCGCCCTCGCCTTCCCCTCGCAGAACCAAACCCAGATTCACCATCATCACTGAGATCAGAACTCACCACCCTCCCCCTTc
This sequence is a window from Aegilops tauschii subsp. strangulata cultivar AL8/78 chromosome 7, Aet v6.0, whole genome shotgun sequence. Protein-coding genes within it:
- the LOC109762233 gene encoding DEAD-box ATP-dependent RNA helicase 31, translating into MRGRHHLLGFLRRAAAGSFSAARHADSLSLLHPIPPGNGAAVPISTRFLSSRTGGAARSLIEDEADLSDWVSDIKADSFNLGLSSGDEREASTRKPAASRGGRRGRDSGGPPTRSRFDGGEFGGERRGGDFGGDRRGGRFGGDSRGGRFGGDRRGGRFGSDSRGGRFGGDRPGSDRRGRVVSSDLSDDGESGFGSARGRRGRGGMSSGFSQRGGRGGDFGDEAGFRSSRGQRGRGGRASGVSHRGGRYGDLDDEESGIGSPRGRRGRGGRTTDLSGRGRRGSDLDDEEDDSGEEVGFRSPRGRRGRGGRASGLSSRGGRGSDLDDEEDDSGEEVGFGSPRGIRGRGGRMSTLSRRGGTESDLDDDDDDDDDDAIEFGASGGRHNRGGRAEKMGSLGSRRGGKVRDVDFGDRRSKGRKMSDFGSSEDDSESGEVDEDDGPSGFEDGLSGDDSGQEDFVNSAAKKSVSSESVEQETVLGTRDNGGADSYLSQRRFDECSLSPATLKGVKAAGYERMTAVQEATLPIILKGKDVLAKARTGTGKTVAFLLPAIEVVSKLPPHDHDKKRPPISVIVVCPTRELADQAAAEANKLLKFHPSIGVQLVIGGTRMALEQKRMHTNPCQILVATPGRLKDHMENTPGFATRLMGVKFLILDEADRLLDMGFRTDIERIVAALPKQRQTLLFSATVPDEVRQVCHVAMKRDLEFVNTVQEGSEETHSQVKQMHLVAPLDKQFSILYGLLTDHISENVDYKVIVFCTTAKVTSLVAELLSELKLNVREIHSRKPQSYRTRISKEFKESKGLILVSSDVSARGVDYPNVTLVLQLGVPSDREQYIHRLGRTGRKGNEGSGVLLLAPWEEYFLRSIKDLPITEATLPLIDLDTKRKVEKALAHVEVKDKESAYQAWLGYYNSNKQIGRDKYQLVSLANEFSRSLGLNNPPALTKLILKKMGLSNIPGLRSK